From a single Andrena cerasifolii isolate SP2316 chromosome 8, iyAndCera1_principal, whole genome shotgun sequence genomic region:
- the C3g gene encoding C3G guanyl-nucleotide exchange factor isoform X3, which translates to MPQYDESFLDSPIFRRRTRSYAVQKEFVPKSRSFITATPLLLAVTNHARTLSGSVSTCSLKEVEERSSGKARGGKLARRARSFKEDFLEKLSHMRSPGSGSGGGGSGAATRAASPSSPRTPRDKSAPGCNDAATTLDKNPLRDLHIHVRQVQLALLHFRDVVSKKKLEMLPGNGTIVLDTVTMIHTVLKSYLLYENSSTLGSATNQVYQALAKLLKLCDDVLLHGDQSSALDTENVTHIIGLVEEAVKNLVALANEKIANRQKPAAVTASNRTSGYGSELTPQRNSLPDIPLTPRERQILEQTAATTSLVRSSHSSESILRDSSPPPKPPLPERANVCLSVENSSSGTPPPLPPKRRTRAQQLLDESEGLLASSLDRVSLRSRSPEDSSSLLSASAGSLDSALNHSRDEDEIRAIMGPNDESLNDSMDLSLMATIQGMQVNGSSHCSCWDGSETSIPSTMLLGQQTPQEMLNPFTGIEGKMERLSTQTQESGFVSLHSQRSSSQSYTASSVTSKRSSQQSSISYNSQTFNSQQQSFSQTKLSSDSNGSIFTQKTMTSSKSTISTTNISGSGDPALLEKLVNEIESVTASDANGVPPALPEKRSKRRKERQPSQYDNVPENEHLSTCSLHTSNGDSPDASKPPPLPLKKRHIMAYMEMFGNCSHSNNDFISGLGTRHSVAAYNSMQAEWQQHEMALTTTQSCSFMAHTMTTLHDSSNTSITMTPTVTEVTNNSSLPPALPPKRSRSIKSHATPPPISPKPTISMQSIHTIEPIVTSTPVKAEEPVIHDKKDLTPSTPVKLNNITLDTILPPSRPASNALSSISVDESTLELKDIDQDDSILDELDISKYLVFKKPDEEGPDIRGGHPDALLIHATKANKHDFLYQEAFLTTYRTFMQPLELIQKLHRRHQRFSCSPDVVKQRAAREAFSLLVRVVSDLTMSDLDDTLLQTLMEFVQQLVCSGDLTMAKALRVKILEKHQAKQLQSAQPILSSLSVTTKQASLLDFKSEQIAEQMTLLDSDLFMKIEIPEVLIWAQEQNEERSPNLTRFTEHFNKMSYWARSRILEHKLENEAKDREKYVVKFIKIMKHLRKINNFNSYLALLSALDSAPIRRLEWQKHITEGLKEYCALIDSSSSFRAYRQALAETQPPCIPYIGLVLQDLTFVHIGNSDLLPDGTINFSKRWQQFNIVENMKRFKKGTYSFKKHERIITFFNNFSDFLCEEAMWQISESIKPRGGKKAQSQN; encoded by the exons AAGTCGAGGAGCGGTCCAGCGGGAAGGCGCGCGGCGGTAAACTAGCGCGTCGTGCGCGCTCCTTCAAGGAGGACTTCCTGGAGAAGCTCTCCCACATGCGTTCACCCGGCAGCGGCAGCGGGGGCGGAGGCAGCGGGGCGGCTACACGGGCCGCCTCGCCCTCGTCGCCGCGCACCCCGCGGGACAAGAGCGCGCCAGGATGCAACGATGCCGCCACCACCCTCGACAAGAACCCCCTGCGGGACCTGCACATCCACGTGCGACAGGTGCAGCTGGCACTGCTCCACTTCAGGGACGTCGTGTCGAAGAAGAAGCTCGAGATGCTGCCGGGGAACGGCACCATCGTCCTGGACACCGTCACCATGATACACACCGTGCTGAAGTCCTACCTCCTCTACGAGAACAG CTCCACTCTGGGATCAGCGACGAATCAGGTGTATCAGGCCCTAGCGAAATTGTTAAAGCTCTGCGACGATGTGCTGCTGCACGGCGACCAGTCCTCAGCGTTGGACACCGAGAACGTCACGCACATCATAGGGTTAGTCGAGGAAGCTGTGAAGAATCTGGTCGCCCTGGCGAACGAGAAGATAGCCAACCGGCAGAAACCAGCGGCCGTCACAGCTAGTAATAG AACGTCGGGTTACGGGTCGGAATTGACGCCACAAAGAAATTCTTTGCCCGATATCCCGCTAACCCCGAGGGAAAGGCAGATCTTAGAGCAGACCGCTGCGACTACTAGTCTGGTCCGTAGTTCGCATAGTTCAGAGTCGATTTTAAGGGATTCTAGTCCACCCCCAAAACCACCACTCCCTGAGAG AGCCAACGTGTGTCTGTCGGTGGAAAATAGCTCTTCCGGTACGCCGCCACCATTGCCGCCGAAACGGAGAACGCGGGCTCAGCAGCTGCTCGACGAGTCCGAGGGTCTCTTAGCATCTAGTCTTGATAGGGTCTCCCTTCGAAGTCGATCGCCAGAGGACTCGTCGTCACTTTTAAGCGCGTCGGCTGGCAGTTTGGATTCAGCTCTGAATCATTCTCGCGACGAGGATGAGATACGAGCGATCATGGGACCAAACGACGAGTCTCTGAACGACAGTATGGATCTCAGCCTGATGGCTACCATTCAGG GCATGCAAGTTAATGGTAGTTCGCACTGCAGTTGCTGGGACGGTTCTGAAACGAGCATACCAAGCACCATGTTGTTGGGTCAACAAACTCCCCAAGAAATGCTTAATCCATTTACTG GTATCGAGGGAAAAATGGAACGACTCTCGACCCAGACGCAGGAATCCGGTTTCGTGTCCTTGCACTCACAACGAAGTTCATCCCAAAGTTATACTGCTTCCAGCGTGACATCCAAAAGATCCTCCCAGCAGAGCAGCATTAGTTATAATTCCCAGACGTTCAATTCGCAGCAACAGTCGTTCTCTCAGACCAAGTTGTCTTCGGACAGTAATGGGTCCATATTCACCCAGAAGACAATGACTAGTTCCAAAAGTACTATCAGCACGACAAATATATCCGGAAGTGGAGACCCCGCGCTATTGGAGAAACTGGTAAAT GAAATCGAATCAGTTACTGCATCTGACGCGAATGGCGTGCCGCCTGCGTTGCCAGAAAAACGGTCGAAGCGGAGAAAAGAGCGTCAGCCATCGCAGTACGACAATGTACCTGAGAACGAGCATTTATCAACCTGTAGTTTACACACTAGCAACGGTGACAGCCCGGATGCCAGTAAACCGCCGCCGCTGCCTCTTAAAAAAAGGCACA TAATGGCGTACATGGAGATGTTCGGGAACTGTTCTCACAGTAACAATGACTTCATCTCCGGACTTGGTACTCGTCATTCAGTGGCAGCTTATAACTCGATGCAGGCAGAATGGCAACAGCACGAGATGGCCCTTACTACGACGCAATCGTGCTCTTTCATGGCGCATACTATGACCACGCTGCACGATAGCTCAAA TACCTCGATAACTATGACGCCAACGGTAACCGAAGTAACAAATAATTCTAGTCTCCCTCCAGCATTGCCGCCAAAGAGATCCCGCTCCATTAAATCACATGCGACACCTCCACCCATATCACCGAAACCTACCATCAGCATGCAAAGTATCCACACAATCGAGCCGATTGTAACGTCGACTCCAGTGAAAGCGGAGGAACCAGTTATTCACGATAAGAAGGACCTCACACCATCGACTCCAGTAAAATTG AACAACATTACTCTGGACACGATATTGCCACCTTCGAGACCTGCAAGCAATGCTCTGTCGTCGATATCAGTCGATGAAAGTACCCTCGAATTGAAAGACATTGACCAGGACGATAGCATTCTGGATGAGCTCGATATCAGCAAGTATTTAGTCTTTAAAAAACCCGACGAGGAAGGACCGGATATACGGGGTGGGCATCCAGATGCGCTACTGATTCACGCGACCAAAGCTAATAAGCACG ACTTTCTGTATCAGGAAGCATTCTTAACCACGTATAGGACTTTCATGCAGCCGCTGGAGTTAATTCAAAAGTTACACAGACGCCATCAACGATTCTCTTGCTCCCCAGACGTTGTTAAGCAAAGGGCAGCTCGCGAAGCGTTTTCTTTATTAGTTAGAGTTGTTAGCGATTTAAC CATGTCAGATCTCGATGACACTCTTCTCCAAACTTTGATGGAATTTGTGCAACAGTTAGTGTGCAGCGGTGACCTCACTATGGCAAAGGCCCTGCGAGTTAAGATTCTGGAGAAGCACCAAGCGAAACAGTTACAATCGGCACAGCCAATTCTTTCTTCGCTAAGTGTGACGACGAAGCAAGCTTCTCTGCTCGATTTCAAGAGCGAGCAAATAGCCGAACAAATGACACTGCTGGACTCTGATCTGTTCATGAAGATCGAGATACCGGAGGTGCTGATTTGGGCCCAGGAGCAGAACGAGGAACGGAGTCCGAATCTGACCAGATTCACGGAACATTTCAACAAAATGTCGTACTGGGCCAGATCGAGGATACTGGAGCATAAATTAGAGAACGAAGCGAAGGACAGAGAGAAATATGTGgttaaattcattaaaataatgAAGCACCTTAGaaagataaataatttcaatAGCTACTTAGCTTTGCTTTCCGCACTGGACAGCGCGCCAATTAGAAGGCTCGAGTGGCAGAAGCATATTACAGAAGGCTTGAAGGAATATTGTGCTCTTATCGATAGTTCTAGCAGTTTTAGAGCTTACAGGCAAGCTCTGGCAGAAACGCAACCACCCTGTATCCCGTACAT CGGACTCGTGTTGCAAGATCTAACATTCGTGCACATTGGAAACAGCGATCTTTTACCGGATGGCACTATAAATTTCTCGAAAAGATGGCAGCAGTTTAATATCGTGGAAAACATGAAGAGGTTCAAAAAAGG GACATACTCGTTCAAGAAACACGAACGTATAATAACGTTCTTCAACAATTTCAGCGATTTCCTCTGTGAGGAGGCGATGTGGCAGATTTCAGAAAGCATTAAACCGCGCGGTGGGAAAAAAGCACAGTCGCAGAACTAG
- the C3g gene encoding C3G guanyl-nucleotide exchange factor isoform X5: MRSPGSGSGGGGSGAATRAASPSSPRTPRDKSAPGCNDAATTLDKNPLRDLHIHVRQVQLALLHFRDVVSKKKLEMLPGNGTIVLDTVTMIHTVLKSYLLYENSSTLGSATNQVYQALAKLLKLCDDVLLHGDQSSALDTENVTHIIGLVEEAVKNLVALANEKIANRQKPAAVTASNRTSGYGSELTPQRNSLPDIPLTPRERQILEQTAATTSLVRSSHSSESILRDSSPPPKPPLPERANVCLSVENSSSGTPPPLPPKRRTRAQQLLDESEGLLASSLDRVSLRSRSPEDSSSLLSASAGSLDSALNHSRDEDEIRAIMGPNDESLNDSMDLSLMATIQGMQVNGSSHCSCWDGSETSIPSTMLLGQQTPQEMLNPFTGIEGKMERLSTQTQESGFVSLHSQRSSSQSYTASSVTSKRSSQQSSISYNSQTFNSQQQSFSQTKLSSDSNGSIFTQKTMTSSKSTISTTNISGSGDPALLEKLVNEIESVTASDANGVPPALPEKRSKRRKERQPSQYDNVPENEHLSTCSLHTSNGDSPDASKPPPLPLKKRHMFQSVAYSVMAYMEMFGNCSHSNNDFISGLGTRHSVAAYNSMQAEWQQHEMALTTTQSCSFMAHTMTTLHDSSNTSITMTPTVTEVTNNSSLPPALPPKRSRSIKSHATPPPISPKPTISMQSIHTIEPIVTSTPVKAEEPVIHDKKDLTPSTPVKLNNITLDTILPPSRPASNALSSISVDESTLELKDIDQDDSILDELDISKYLVFKKPDEEGPDIRGGHPDALLIHATKANKHDFLYQEAFLTTYRTFMQPLELIQKLHRRHQRFSCSPDVVKQRAAREAFSLLVRVVSDLTMSDLDDTLLQTLMEFVQQLVCSGDLTMAKALRVKILEKHQAKQLQSAQPILSSLSVTTKQASLLDFKSEQIAEQMTLLDSDLFMKIEIPEVLIWAQEQNEERSPNLTRFTEHFNKMSYWARSRILEHKLENEAKDREKYVVKFIKIMKHLRKINNFNSYLALLSALDSAPIRRLEWQKHITEGLKEYCALIDSSSSFRAYRQALAETQPPCIPYIGLVLQDLTFVHIGNSDLLPDGTINFSKRWQQFNIVENMKRFKKGTYSFKKHERIITFFNNFSDFLCEEAMWQISESIKPRGGKKAQSQN; this comes from the exons ATGCGTTCACCCGGCAGCGGCAGCGGGGGCGGAGGCAGCGGGGCGGCTACACGGGCCGCCTCGCCCTCGTCGCCGCGCACCCCGCGGGACAAGAGCGCGCCAGGATGCAACGATGCCGCCACCACCCTCGACAAGAACCCCCTGCGGGACCTGCACATCCACGTGCGACAGGTGCAGCTGGCACTGCTCCACTTCAGGGACGTCGTGTCGAAGAAGAAGCTCGAGATGCTGCCGGGGAACGGCACCATCGTCCTGGACACCGTCACCATGATACACACCGTGCTGAAGTCCTACCTCCTCTACGAGAACAG CTCCACTCTGGGATCAGCGACGAATCAGGTGTATCAGGCCCTAGCGAAATTGTTAAAGCTCTGCGACGATGTGCTGCTGCACGGCGACCAGTCCTCAGCGTTGGACACCGAGAACGTCACGCACATCATAGGGTTAGTCGAGGAAGCTGTGAAGAATCTGGTCGCCCTGGCGAACGAGAAGATAGCCAACCGGCAGAAACCAGCGGCCGTCACAGCTAGTAATAG AACGTCGGGTTACGGGTCGGAATTGACGCCACAAAGAAATTCTTTGCCCGATATCCCGCTAACCCCGAGGGAAAGGCAGATCTTAGAGCAGACCGCTGCGACTACTAGTCTGGTCCGTAGTTCGCATAGTTCAGAGTCGATTTTAAGGGATTCTAGTCCACCCCCAAAACCACCACTCCCTGAGAG AGCCAACGTGTGTCTGTCGGTGGAAAATAGCTCTTCCGGTACGCCGCCACCATTGCCGCCGAAACGGAGAACGCGGGCTCAGCAGCTGCTCGACGAGTCCGAGGGTCTCTTAGCATCTAGTCTTGATAGGGTCTCCCTTCGAAGTCGATCGCCAGAGGACTCGTCGTCACTTTTAAGCGCGTCGGCTGGCAGTTTGGATTCAGCTCTGAATCATTCTCGCGACGAGGATGAGATACGAGCGATCATGGGACCAAACGACGAGTCTCTGAACGACAGTATGGATCTCAGCCTGATGGCTACCATTCAGG GCATGCAAGTTAATGGTAGTTCGCACTGCAGTTGCTGGGACGGTTCTGAAACGAGCATACCAAGCACCATGTTGTTGGGTCAACAAACTCCCCAAGAAATGCTTAATCCATTTACTG GTATCGAGGGAAAAATGGAACGACTCTCGACCCAGACGCAGGAATCCGGTTTCGTGTCCTTGCACTCACAACGAAGTTCATCCCAAAGTTATACTGCTTCCAGCGTGACATCCAAAAGATCCTCCCAGCAGAGCAGCATTAGTTATAATTCCCAGACGTTCAATTCGCAGCAACAGTCGTTCTCTCAGACCAAGTTGTCTTCGGACAGTAATGGGTCCATATTCACCCAGAAGACAATGACTAGTTCCAAAAGTACTATCAGCACGACAAATATATCCGGAAGTGGAGACCCCGCGCTATTGGAGAAACTGGTAAAT GAAATCGAATCAGTTACTGCATCTGACGCGAATGGCGTGCCGCCTGCGTTGCCAGAAAAACGGTCGAAGCGGAGAAAAGAGCGTCAGCCATCGCAGTACGACAATGTACCTGAGAACGAGCATTTATCAACCTGTAGTTTACACACTAGCAACGGTGACAGCCCGGATGCCAGTAAACCGCCGCCGCTGCCTCTTAAAAAAAGGCACA TGTTCCAATCAGTGGCATATTCTG TAATGGCGTACATGGAGATGTTCGGGAACTGTTCTCACAGTAACAATGACTTCATCTCCGGACTTGGTACTCGTCATTCAGTGGCAGCTTATAACTCGATGCAGGCAGAATGGCAACAGCACGAGATGGCCCTTACTACGACGCAATCGTGCTCTTTCATGGCGCATACTATGACCACGCTGCACGATAGCTCAAA TACCTCGATAACTATGACGCCAACGGTAACCGAAGTAACAAATAATTCTAGTCTCCCTCCAGCATTGCCGCCAAAGAGATCCCGCTCCATTAAATCACATGCGACACCTCCACCCATATCACCGAAACCTACCATCAGCATGCAAAGTATCCACACAATCGAGCCGATTGTAACGTCGACTCCAGTGAAAGCGGAGGAACCAGTTATTCACGATAAGAAGGACCTCACACCATCGACTCCAGTAAAATTG AACAACATTACTCTGGACACGATATTGCCACCTTCGAGACCTGCAAGCAATGCTCTGTCGTCGATATCAGTCGATGAAAGTACCCTCGAATTGAAAGACATTGACCAGGACGATAGCATTCTGGATGAGCTCGATATCAGCAAGTATTTAGTCTTTAAAAAACCCGACGAGGAAGGACCGGATATACGGGGTGGGCATCCAGATGCGCTACTGATTCACGCGACCAAAGCTAATAAGCACG ACTTTCTGTATCAGGAAGCATTCTTAACCACGTATAGGACTTTCATGCAGCCGCTGGAGTTAATTCAAAAGTTACACAGACGCCATCAACGATTCTCTTGCTCCCCAGACGTTGTTAAGCAAAGGGCAGCTCGCGAAGCGTTTTCTTTATTAGTTAGAGTTGTTAGCGATTTAAC CATGTCAGATCTCGATGACACTCTTCTCCAAACTTTGATGGAATTTGTGCAACAGTTAGTGTGCAGCGGTGACCTCACTATGGCAAAGGCCCTGCGAGTTAAGATTCTGGAGAAGCACCAAGCGAAACAGTTACAATCGGCACAGCCAATTCTTTCTTCGCTAAGTGTGACGACGAAGCAAGCTTCTCTGCTCGATTTCAAGAGCGAGCAAATAGCCGAACAAATGACACTGCTGGACTCTGATCTGTTCATGAAGATCGAGATACCGGAGGTGCTGATTTGGGCCCAGGAGCAGAACGAGGAACGGAGTCCGAATCTGACCAGATTCACGGAACATTTCAACAAAATGTCGTACTGGGCCAGATCGAGGATACTGGAGCATAAATTAGAGAACGAAGCGAAGGACAGAGAGAAATATGTGgttaaattcattaaaataatgAAGCACCTTAGaaagataaataatttcaatAGCTACTTAGCTTTGCTTTCCGCACTGGACAGCGCGCCAATTAGAAGGCTCGAGTGGCAGAAGCATATTACAGAAGGCTTGAAGGAATATTGTGCTCTTATCGATAGTTCTAGCAGTTTTAGAGCTTACAGGCAAGCTCTGGCAGAAACGCAACCACCCTGTATCCCGTACAT CGGACTCGTGTTGCAAGATCTAACATTCGTGCACATTGGAAACAGCGATCTTTTACCGGATGGCACTATAAATTTCTCGAAAAGATGGCAGCAGTTTAATATCGTGGAAAACATGAAGAGGTTCAAAAAAGG GACATACTCGTTCAAGAAACACGAACGTATAATAACGTTCTTCAACAATTTCAGCGATTTCCTCTGTGAGGAGGCGATGTGGCAGATTTCAGAAAGCATTAAACCGCGCGGTGGGAAAAAAGCACAGTCGCAGAACTAG